Proteins co-encoded in one Actinomadura luteofluorescens genomic window:
- a CDS encoding sigma-70 family RNA polymerase sigma factor — translation MDIEQPARGERPTADEFRTRNDELFARRHELQERLTALRARADTGEIDMLSELVLRRVEREFDDLTLEIMIANFGLVRRYVTMFTSKSSEHIEDFESAGKVGLLWAIASYDPNRGPFASWAFKPIQREVLRAVRDADHPNLNPGDFEKRPAILAAERAFLEEAGPDAPTDHADIARRAGVTEAQVRRVLDAPRLDSLHTVAGGPGEDDVAWEDRLPDSAPSIEDEVLLRFDLRALSSRGLPLLDPRERYVLTRRFGLDGEPEQALRVIGERLGLSREGVRQIQQKALAKLLQPVVETPEGARRIEGRAG, via the coding sequence ATGGACATCGAGCAGCCAGCGCGTGGCGAGCGCCCCACCGCCGACGAGTTCCGTACCCGCAACGACGAACTCTTCGCGCGGCGCCACGAGCTCCAGGAGCGGCTCACCGCTTTGCGCGCACGGGCCGACACCGGTGAGATCGACATGCTCTCCGAACTGGTGCTGCGGCGGGTCGAGCGTGAGTTCGACGACCTCACGCTGGAGATCATGATCGCGAACTTCGGCCTGGTGCGCAGGTACGTCACCATGTTCACCTCGAAGTCCAGCGAGCACATCGAGGACTTCGAGAGCGCCGGCAAGGTCGGGCTGCTGTGGGCGATCGCCTCCTACGACCCGAACCGCGGCCCCTTCGCCAGCTGGGCCTTCAAGCCGATCCAGCGGGAGGTCCTGCGCGCGGTGCGGGACGCCGACCACCCCAACCTCAACCCGGGGGACTTCGAGAAGCGCCCGGCCATCCTGGCCGCCGAGCGCGCGTTCCTCGAGGAGGCCGGGCCGGACGCCCCGACCGACCACGCCGACATCGCCCGCCGCGCCGGCGTGACCGAGGCCCAGGTGCGCCGCGTGCTCGACGCCCCCCGGCTGGACAGCCTGCACACGGTCGCGGGCGGCCCGGGCGAGGACGACGTCGCGTGGGAGGACCGGCTCCCCGACTCGGCCCCGAGCATCGAGGACGAGGTGCTCCTGCGCTTCGACCTGCGCGCCCTCAGCAGCCGCGGCTTGCCGTTGCTCGACCCCCGCGAACGGTACGTACTGACGCGCCGGTTCGGACTGGACGGCGAGCCGGAGCAGGCGTTGCGCGTCATCGGCGAACGGCTCGGGCTGTCCCGCGAAGGGGTGCGGCAGATCCAGCAGAAGGCGCTGGCCAAGCTGCTCCAGCCCGTCGTCGAGACACCCGAGGGCGCCCGGAGAATCGAAGGACGGGCAGGATGA
- a CDS encoding NERD domain-containing protein codes for MYEVGRAGDFVSRQMWRHRTRMSLYAAGAATLAVTAAGALLGALLLDAGALRVAAAVAGVAAAAGCAYAWTRATRSLGQARRSSVGARSEREVRAAVRRTESVAAAYGLVLGSRGGDCDTVVFTRGCGAAAIEVKTGHGRVSAEGGTMRVGKRVLHGDPARQAANQARRLSRKLGGRTVLAVVCVPGMRNRPFSTPAGVWVCSARDLQAVLDRAPRVFGAAEEARETMRSLWNAAPA; via the coding sequence ATGTACGAGGTCGGACGGGCCGGAGACTTCGTCTCCCGGCAGATGTGGCGTCACCGGACCCGGATGTCGCTCTACGCGGCCGGGGCCGCCACGCTGGCCGTCACGGCCGCGGGGGCCCTACTGGGGGCGCTCCTCCTGGACGCGGGTGCGCTGAGGGTGGCGGCGGCCGTCGCCGGGGTGGCCGCGGCGGCGGGCTGCGCGTACGCGTGGACGCGTGCGACGCGGTCGCTGGGGCAGGCCCGCCGGTCGTCCGTGGGCGCGCGGTCCGAGCGTGAGGTGCGGGCGGCCGTCCGGCGCACCGAGTCGGTCGCGGCGGCCTACGGGCTCGTGCTCGGCTCCCGCGGAGGCGACTGCGACACGGTGGTCTTCACCCGCGGCTGCGGGGCCGCGGCGATCGAGGTGAAGACGGGGCACGGCCGGGTCTCCGCCGAGGGCGGGACCATGCGGGTCGGCAAGCGCGTGCTGCACGGCGACCCGGCCCGGCAGGCGGCGAACCAGGCGCGGAGGCTGTCCCGCAAGCTGGGCGGCAGGACGGTCCTGGCGGTCGTGTGCGTGCCGGGGATGCGGAATCGGCCGTTCAGCACGCCCGCCGGTGTGTGGGTGTGCTCCGCGCGGGATCTGCAGGCGGTCCTCGACCGCGCTCCACGCGTCTTCGGCGCGGCGGAGGAGGCGCGGGAGACGATGCGGAGCCTCTGGAACGCGGCCCCGGCCTGA
- a CDS encoding helicase HerA-like domain-containing protein has product MADPRGRPDDRSTDLVGGGYVFPTMVLLVFAVILAVLIPALCAWVLLISLRRFLARRDWVIVALAGVVGLALRAKDNAYAYGYWLASFADFGPGQPGKVPVTVLLSLTAVLAGLFGLIVGRARGSAVMTLSAFLRKKKKFVDLFDGTWFRQKELVDDPITPRDGRREMLKKRVATRVTVADIPAVHGPYATEKARKTPIKAKTIPIGLGAKDRPVWLSTAEMGMHGAVVGSTGSGKTVTLMWIIGAALDMGFDVTVLDMKEDTEPGGLRDFLRAYAQAHRMPMQEIALGDEQPAFWFNALAGMSADEAFDTIMTMVEFDDAYWQALNRKVLQQVVQMLHEAAEIAPDRFNPPNMLEIGKIMEHGENMKGAVKEHVLAIDGVRGFGHCTERYTNVLRPSRDEGVSAASFGTKLTGLYDSGAGRRILVPGGERQMIDVRREGLTYIGLNSLGQPDMAKILSSSALQRLSVYAAQRIQGRAPKDKPRLIVVDEANFIDREIAMNMLSRVRSALFNMILCTQGPTDWIDKDGDDWSRLTQNINWLIAMAQSSPEAAEKCAEFLGMRDNNKFSERVGQDGHTQNLQAMGEEQFIVFPKELRALGTGEGYLRVNKPASRVEYVIIPMRKQELDRYQPPALPGVPVTMPLGAPQGTRGPV; this is encoded by the coding sequence ATGGCGGACCCGAGGGGCCGGCCGGACGACAGGTCCACGGACCTGGTCGGTGGTGGTTACGTCTTTCCCACCATGGTCCTGCTGGTGTTCGCGGTCATCCTGGCCGTGCTCATCCCGGCCCTCTGCGCCTGGGTCCTGCTCATCTCCCTGCGCCGGTTCCTGGCCCGCCGGGACTGGGTCATCGTGGCGCTGGCGGGCGTGGTGGGTCTCGCCCTCCGGGCCAAGGACAACGCCTACGCGTACGGCTACTGGCTGGCGAGCTTCGCCGACTTCGGCCCGGGGCAGCCCGGGAAGGTGCCCGTCACCGTGCTGCTGTCGCTGACCGCGGTGCTCGCGGGCCTCTTCGGACTGATCGTCGGGAGGGCCCGGGGATCGGCGGTCATGACGCTCTCGGCCTTCCTGCGCAAGAAGAAGAAGTTCGTCGACCTGTTCGACGGCACCTGGTTCCGGCAGAAGGAACTGGTCGACGACCCGATCACTCCGCGGGACGGCCGCCGGGAGATGCTGAAGAAGCGGGTGGCGACCCGGGTCACCGTGGCCGACATCCCGGCGGTGCACGGCCCGTACGCCACGGAGAAGGCCAGGAAGACCCCGATCAAGGCCAAGACCATCCCCATCGGGCTCGGCGCCAAGGACCGTCCGGTGTGGCTGAGCACCGCGGAGATGGGCATGCACGGCGCCGTCGTCGGCTCCACCGGCAGCGGCAAGACCGTCACGCTGATGTGGATCATCGGGGCGGCGCTCGACATGGGCTTCGACGTCACCGTCCTCGACATGAAGGAGGACACCGAGCCCGGCGGTCTGCGCGACTTCCTGCGCGCCTACGCGCAGGCCCACCGCATGCCGATGCAGGAGATCGCCCTCGGCGACGAGCAGCCGGCCTTCTGGTTCAACGCCCTCGCGGGCATGTCCGCCGACGAGGCGTTCGACACCATCATGACGATGGTCGAGTTCGACGACGCGTACTGGCAGGCCCTGAACCGCAAGGTCCTCCAGCAGGTCGTCCAGATGCTCCACGAGGCCGCCGAGATCGCGCCGGACCGGTTCAATCCGCCCAACATGCTCGAGATCGGCAAGATCATGGAGCACGGCGAGAACATGAAGGGCGCCGTGAAGGAGCACGTCCTCGCGATCGACGGGGTCCGCGGCTTCGGGCACTGCACCGAGCGCTACACCAACGTGCTCCGGCCGTCCCGCGACGAGGGCGTCTCCGCGGCCAGCTTCGGCACCAAGCTGACCGGCCTGTACGACTCCGGCGCGGGCCGCCGCATCCTGGTCCCCGGCGGGGAGCGGCAGATGATCGACGTCCGGCGCGAGGGGCTGACCTACATCGGCCTCAACTCCCTCGGCCAGCCCGACATGGCGAAGATCCTGTCCTCCTCGGCGCTGCAGCGGCTGTCGGTGTACGCCGCGCAGCGGATCCAGGGCCGCGCTCCCAAGGACAAGCCGCGGCTCATCGTGGTGGACGAGGCGAACTTCATCGACCGCGAGATCGCCATGAACATGCTGTCCCGGGTCCGGTCCGCGCTGTTCAACATGATCCTGTGCACCCAGGGGCCGACGGACTGGATCGACAAGGACGGCGACGACTGGTCGCGGCTCACGCAGAACATCAACTGGCTGATCGCCATGGCCCAGTCGTCCCCCGAGGCCGCGGAGAAGTGCGCGGAGTTCCTCGGCATGCGCGACAACAACAAGTTCAGCGAGCGGGTCGGCCAGGACGGCCACACCCAGAACCTGCAGGCCATGGGGGAGGAGCAGTTCATCGTCTTCCCGAAGGAGCTGCGGGCCCTCGGCACCGGTGAGGGGTACCTGCGGGTCAACAAGCCGGCCAGCCGGGTCGAGTACGTGATCATCCCGATGCGGAAGCAGGAGCTGGACCGCTACCAGCCGCCCGCCCTGCCCGGCGTGCCGGTCACGATGCCGCTGGGCGCCCCGCAGGGGACGCGGGGGCCGGTGTGA
- a CDS encoding NlpC/P60 family protein — protein MNPQNPCQSSYFVAFELVKAAERVHRDPKSPKWKADGNEKDQENARKYWSKVIATSGIFMERTASPGGACAVPPPDDPEKPWSVSFKIISIWRCETNRLQNLYLVTGAKYQEGGFKYSVQENRPAAVETLVNEAMSVSYGAGKWKTDKCENGKDSRQGIFPMTKEEAEEAGVEDRCDVDKNIAGAAKLVLSVEKVPPEERPNGIGPFQPMIGGWQKLSIAMGTDLKLFSQIGPGQNNFEASDKCLTVMRKFLTDIAPFATEFASLKKPPGDDKVYSEWKPKLDKVEEDHGITDPGMDPACMIGSWAPGFNNTLAQIATDLAGSGANGANLSGLGNYYQGREDANKETPPVVGEDTLVIPRLALRPLKPVGAPVAPDATEAWSRLGNTEGVLLPLEQIAVEYAWFFGGVIPPFNSAGKLIGSLATGGGGAVDNGTVQVTVGPDGCPENAPDNTLREGAKEIGIRKLCVDSVAQARTPQAAMAIKWALTHLGWPYAPLDSGKRNDPGWADCSSFVSRAYRDSGAIKNLYPQGTNAPVTTTFVGARWTHKITLSQAKPGDLVEPHSGHVAMQLADGYKVHTNQTGDVSKVERAYSSAYWVGWIDPSKV, from the coding sequence ATGAATCCGCAGAACCCGTGCCAGTCCTCCTACTTCGTGGCCTTCGAGCTCGTCAAGGCGGCGGAGAGGGTGCACCGGGACCCGAAGAGCCCCAAGTGGAAGGCCGACGGCAACGAGAAGGACCAGGAGAACGCCCGCAAGTACTGGAGCAAGGTCATCGCGACCTCCGGCATCTTCATGGAGCGCACCGCCAGCCCCGGCGGGGCCTGCGCCGTCCCCCCGCCGGACGACCCCGAGAAGCCGTGGTCGGTCAGCTTCAAGATCATTTCGATCTGGCGCTGCGAGACCAACCGGCTCCAGAACCTCTACCTGGTCACCGGCGCCAAGTACCAGGAGGGCGGGTTCAAGTACTCCGTGCAGGAGAACCGGCCCGCCGCCGTCGAGACCCTCGTCAACGAGGCGATGTCGGTCAGCTACGGAGCCGGCAAGTGGAAGACCGACAAGTGCGAGAACGGCAAGGACTCGCGCCAGGGCATCTTCCCGATGACCAAGGAGGAGGCGGAGGAGGCCGGCGTCGAGGACCGGTGCGACGTCGACAAGAACATCGCCGGCGCCGCCAAACTGGTGCTGTCCGTCGAGAAGGTCCCGCCGGAGGAGCGCCCCAACGGCATCGGGCCCTTCCAGCCGATGATCGGCGGCTGGCAGAAGCTCAGCATCGCCATGGGCACCGACCTCAAACTGTTCTCCCAGATCGGCCCCGGGCAGAACAACTTCGAGGCGTCGGACAAGTGCCTCACGGTGATGAGGAAGTTCCTCACCGACATCGCCCCGTTCGCGACCGAGTTCGCGTCGCTGAAGAAGCCCCCCGGCGACGACAAGGTGTACAGCGAGTGGAAGCCGAAGCTGGACAAGGTGGAGGAGGACCACGGGATCACCGACCCCGGCATGGACCCCGCCTGCATGATCGGGTCCTGGGCCCCCGGCTTCAACAACACGCTCGCCCAGATCGCCACCGACCTGGCGGGCAGCGGGGCGAACGGCGCCAACCTCAGCGGCCTGGGCAACTACTACCAGGGCCGGGAGGACGCCAACAAGGAGACCCCGCCGGTCGTCGGCGAGGACACCCTGGTCATCCCGCGGCTGGCGCTGCGCCCGCTGAAGCCGGTCGGCGCGCCGGTCGCCCCGGACGCGACCGAGGCGTGGAGCCGGCTCGGCAACACCGAGGGCGTGCTGCTCCCGCTGGAGCAGATCGCCGTCGAGTACGCCTGGTTCTTCGGCGGCGTCATCCCGCCGTTCAACAGCGCGGGCAAACTGATCGGCTCGCTCGCCACCGGCGGGGGCGGCGCGGTGGACAACGGCACCGTGCAGGTCACGGTCGGGCCTGACGGCTGCCCCGAGAACGCCCCGGACAACACCCTGCGCGAGGGGGCCAAGGAGATCGGGATCCGCAAGCTGTGCGTGGACTCGGTGGCCCAGGCCCGCACGCCCCAGGCGGCGATGGCCATCAAGTGGGCCCTCACCCACCTCGGCTGGCCCTACGCCCCGCTCGACTCCGGCAAGCGGAACGACCCCGGCTGGGCCGACTGCTCCAGCTTCGTCTCCCGGGCCTACCGCGACAGCGGCGCCATCAAGAACCTGTACCCGCAGGGCACCAACGCCCCCGTCACCACCACGTTCGTGGGGGCGCGCTGGACGCACAAGATCACGCTCAGCCAGGCCAAGCCCGGAGACCTCGTGGAGCCGCACTCCGGCCACGTGGCCATGCAGCTCGCCGACGGCTACAAGGTGCACACCAACCAGACCGGGGACGTCTCCAAGGTGGAGCGCGCCTACTCCAGCGCTTACTGGGTCGGTTGGATCGACCCCAGCAAGGTGTGA